From Rutidosis leptorrhynchoides isolate AG116_Rl617_1_P2 chromosome 3, CSIRO_AGI_Rlap_v1, whole genome shotgun sequence, a single genomic window includes:
- the LOC139902805 gene encoding ferrochelatase-2, chloroplastic, giving the protein MNHQSMNIRIQAPCSPSPSSALLPRFHPKTPLVLPRVICSTEVVSHGMLQMEASSDVGSSSVTISKNKCIFGSSRKQCLLKQPVHKDSMQLRALLTSRVQDTSSSVVNDGKIGVLLLNLGGPETLDDVQPFLFNLFADPDIIRLPRLFRFLQKPLAQFISVARAPKSKEGYASIGGGSPLRQITDEQAKELRKALYDKNVPAEVYVGMRYWHPFTEEAIEQIKKDGVNKLVVLPLYPQFSISTSGSSLRLLESIFREDEYLVNMQHTVIPSWYQREGYIKAMADLIEKELISFDSPEKVMIFFSAHGVPVAYVEEAGDPYKAEMEECVDLIMEELERRKINNPYTLAYQSRVGPVEWLKPYTDQTIVELGEKGVKSLLAVPISFVSEHIETLEEIDVEYKELALKSGIEKWGRVPALGCNPTFILDLADAVIESLPYVGAMAVSNLEARQSLVPLGSVEELLATYDSQRRELPAPVTVWEWGFTKSAETWNGRAAMLAVIVLLFLEVSTGEGFLHQWGILPLQLPVFPR; this is encoded by the exons AGTGTTGCCACGAGTAATATGCTCTACTGAAGTTGTGTCTCATGGTATGCTGCAAATGGAGGCTTCTTCTGATGTTGGCAGCTCATCTGTTACCATTTCTAAAAACAAATGTATATTTGGGTCGTCCCGAAAACAATGTTTGTTAAAACAACCCGTACACAAAGATTCAATGCAGTTAAGAGCGTTATTAACATCCCGTGTACAAGACACATCGTCTTCTGTTGTTAATGATGGAAAAATAGGAGTTTTGTTGCTCAATCTTGGTGGTCCCGAAACTCTTGATGATGTGCAACCGTTTTTGTTCAACCTTTTTGCAGACCCG GATATTATTCGTCTACCAAGATTGTTCCGTTTTCTTCAAAAGCCTTTGGCACAGTTCATATCTGTTGCTAGAGCACCAAAAAGCAAGGAAGGTTATGCGTCGATTGGTGGCGGATCTCCTCTTCGCCAAATAACTGATGAACAG GCAAAAGAGTTGAGGAAGGCACTTTATGACAAAAATGTTCCTGCAGAGGTGTATGTAGGCATGCGTTACTGGCACCCATTCACTGAAGAAGCAATTGAGCAG ATTAAAAAGGATGGAGTCAATAAGCTAGTTGTGCTTCCTCTTTATCCACAATTCTCAATATCAACTAGTGGTTCGAGCCTTAGACTCCTTGAAAGTATCTTTAG ggAGGACGAATACCTGGTTAACATGCAACACACGGTAATACCTTCTTGGTACCAACGTGAAGGATACATTAAAGCAATGGCCGATCTAATTGAAAAAGAGCTCATAAGCTTTGACAGTCCTGAGAAG GTGATGATTTTCTTTAGTGCTCATGGGGTGCCAGTTGCATATGTCGAAGAAGCCGGTGATCCGTACAAAGCCGAGATGGAAGAATGTGTGGATTTAATAATGGAGGAATTAGAGAGAAGAAAGATAAATAATCCCTACACTCTTGCTTATCAG AGTAGAGTTGGCCCTGTCGAATGGCTGAAACCCTACACTGATCAGACCATCGTTGAACTTGGCGAGAAAGGCGTTAAAAGTCTTCTAGCTGTACCCATTAG TTTTGTGAGTGAACATATTGAAACATTGGAGGAAATCGACGTTGAATACAAGGAATTAGCATTAAAATCTGGTATAGAGAAATGGGGTCGTGTTCCTGCACTTGGATGCAATCCTACTTTCATTCTTGATTTAGCAGATGCAGTTATTGAAAGCCTTCCTTACGTAGGAGCCATGGCCGTATCAAATCTTGAAGCTCGACAG TCTTTGGTTCCACTTGGGAGCGTAGAAGAGCTATTGGCGACATACGATTCACAACGTCGAGAATTGCCGGCACCAGTGACGGTGTGGGAATGGGGTTTTACAAAGAGTGCGGAAACATGGAACGGTAGAGCCGCTATGTTAGCCGTTATCGTTTTGCTGTTTTTGGAAGTGAGCACTGGTGAAGGGTTCCTTCATCAATGGGGCATTTTGCCGTTGCAGTTGCCCGTTTTCCCCAGATAG
- the LOC139897492 gene encoding protein PSK SIMULATOR 3-like isoform X2 gives MGAKSSKNSKRSPHASTHRNAYGSQGTSVQPHELKRSTLQDDSTPLGLSTNSSNLESNQTKDVVSTPRLNLSGYNSKDDVFYDGIPRVPATLSEKSRSRSFKVNALKAGSFGIEKAVDVLDTLGSSVTNINSGSAFVTGPTTKGNELSILSFEVANTIMKGSSLMNSLSNIRIKHLKEVVFVSEGVQNLVSKDADELLRIVAADKRDELKIFTCEVVRFGNRCKDPQWHNLDVYFEKQNRGLTRPKQLKTDPEAVMRELLNLVQHTAELYRELCILDKLEQDEQQKHQRGSNSISVSKGPELINLKQELKGHRKQVKLLKKKSLWSRSMEDVMEKLADTVIFLNRQIKNVFQSVYDNATLSQGPSMRNKLGPAGLALHYANIVLQIDSIVSRSSPMTNVARSMLYQSLPPDIELSFRSKLASFRVEKELDVPGIKAEIEKTLCWFSPVAINTAKAHHGFGWVGEWADTGSGLGRKPNGLNDINRIETFNHADKQTTESYIVELLLWLNHLTTQLKISANVGQLQSNTESPKDATQQKKQEDVDLEQEGKGSKETSNDLPVVDFDSDSRQEIVKASGGVEDVIIEQLAA, from the exons ATGGGAGCGAAATCGTCAAAGAATTCAAAGAGGTCACCACATGCTAGTACTCATCGTAATGCATACGGATCACAAGGTACGAGTGTACAACCACATGAGTTAAAGCGATCAACTTTGCAAGATGATTCGACTCCTTTAGGACTGAGCACTAATAGTTCTAATCTCGAAAGCAACCAAACAAAAGACGTTGTTTCTACGCCTAGATTGAATTTGTCTGGATATAATAGCAAAGACGATGTTTTTTATGATGGAATACCTCGTGTTCCTGCAACGTTGTCTGAAAAATCAAGATCTAGAAGCTTTAAG GTTAATGCACTCAAAGCTGGTAGCTTTGGGATAGAAAAAGCTGTGGATGTATTGGACACTCTCGGAAGTAGTGTTACGAACATAAATTCTGGGAGCGCTTTTGTCACGGGGCCCACAACAAAAGGAAACGAACTATCAATTTTGTCATTTGAGGTTGCCAACACGATCATGAAGGGTTCAAGCCTTATGAATTCTCTCTCAAATATAAGAATTAAGCATTTGAAAGAAGTAGTTTTTGTTTCAGAAGGTGTGCAAAATTTGGTTTCTAAAGATGCTGATGAGCTTTTAAGAATTGTTGCTGCAGATAAAAG GGATGAGCTGAAAATTTTTACTTGTGAAGTGGTTCGTTTTGGAAATAGATGTAAAGATCCTCAGTGGCACAATTTGGATGTTTATTTTGAAAA ACAAAACAGAGGACTTACCCGTCCTAAGCAGTTGAAAACAGATCCGGAAGCAGTGATGCGTGAATTGCTGAACTTGGTTCAACATACAGCA GAGTTGTATCGAGAATTATGCATATTGGACAAACTTGAACAAGATGAACAACAAAAACATCAACGAGGGTCTAATTCAATTTCCGTTTCAAAAG GTCCTGAGCTTATTAATCTTAAGCAAGAACTGAAAGGCCATAGGAAGCAAGTAAAACTTCTAAAGAAAAAGTCTCTCTGGTCCAGGAGTATGGAAGAT GTCATGGAAAAGCTGGCTGACACCGTCATCTTTTTAAACCGACAGATAAAAAACGTGTTTCAATCAGTGT ATGATAATGCAACATTAAGCCAAGGTCCAAGTATGCGGAATAAATTAGGACCAGCTGGTCTTGCATTGCATTATGCTAATATTGTTCTTCAGATCGACTCAATC GTTTCTCGAAGCAGCCCTATGACTAACGTTGCAAGGAGCATGTTATACCAGAGTCTGCCACCTGATATTGAATTATCTTTTCGGTCCAAGTTAGCTTCATTTCGTGTTGAAAAAGAG CTAGATGTTCCGGGTATTAAAGCCGAAATAGAAAAAACGTTATGCTGGTTTTCTCCTGTAGCCATAAACACAGCAAA GGCTCATCATGGTTTCGGTTGGGTTGGTGAGTGGGCAGACACCGG TTCGGGATTAGGACGGAAACCAAATGGGCTGAATGACATAAATCGGATTGAAACATTTAACCACGCAGACAAACAGACCACGGAGTCCTATATTGTTGAATTGTTGCTATGGCTCAACCATTTAACGACCCAATTGAAGATTAGTGCAAATGTAGGCCAATTGCAGTCAAACACAGAGTCCCCAAAAGATGCTACTCAACAAAAGAAGCAAGAAGACGTTGATTTAGAACAGGAGGGCAAAGGAAGTAAAGAAACTAGTAACGATCTTCCGGTTGTTGACTTTGACTCGGACTCTCGACAGGAGATTGTAAAGGCTTCGGGCGGCGTTGAAGATGTGATAATAGAACAGTTGGCTGCATAA
- the LOC139902806 gene encoding 20 kDa chaperonin, chloroplastic-like, which translates to MAATAQMTISTTAATASFLPAFEGFRPSSLKFQSVSFRNGRSLTLGSTRGLVVKAATTVAPKYTTLKPLGDRVLVKINAAEEKSAGGILLPSTAQSKPQGGEVVAVGEGRTIGSHKVEVDVKTGTSVVYSKYAGTEVQFNGTNHLLLKEDDIVGILETDDIKDLKPLNDRVLIKVTEAELTTAGGLLLTQSSKEKPSTGTVIAVGPGSLDEEGNRKELTVAPGNTVLYSKYAGNDFKGSDGSEYIALRASDVMAVLA; encoded by the exons ATGGCAGCTACTGCTCAGATGACCATCTCCACCACTGCCGCCACCGCATCTTTTCTGCCGGCGTTTGAAGGTTTTAGGCCGTCATCACTTAAATTTCAATCTGTTTCTTTCAGAAATGGTCGTAGTTTGACTCTCGGGTCAACCCGTGGACTCGTTGTCAAAGCTGCCACTACTGTTGCCCCTAAG TACACTACATTGAAACCGTTGGGTGATAGAGTGTTGGTGAAAATCAATGCTGCAGAGGAGAAGTCTGCAGGTGGCATATTGTTGCCGTCAACAGCACAGTCGAAACCACAAGGGGGTGAGGTTGTTGCTGTTGGAGAAGGTAGGACAATTGGGTCCCACAAGGTGGAAGTAGACGTGAAG ACTGGTACGTCGGTTGTGTATTCTAAGTATGCTGGGACAGAAGTTCAGTTCAATGGTACAAACCATCTGCTACTTAAGGAGGATGATATTGTTGGTATCCTTGAGACGGATGACATAAAGGACTTGAAGCCCCTTAATGATAGAGTTCTAATCAAG GTTACGGAGGCTGAGCTAACTACGGCTGGTGGGTTGCTGCTCACACAGTCGAGCAAAGAGAAACCCTCTACTGGCACG GTGATTGCAGTGGGGCCCGGTTCATTGGACGAGGAAGGAAATAGAAAGGAGCTTACGGTGGCTCCAGGGAACACTGTTCTTTACTCGAAATATGCCGGGAATGATTTCAAAGGAAGTGATGGCTCAGAATACATTGCTTTACGAGCATCAGATGTCATGGCTGTTCTTGCTTAG
- the LOC139897492 gene encoding protein PSK SIMULATOR 3-like isoform X1, giving the protein MDMGAKSSKNSKRSPHASTHRNAYGSQGTSVQPHELKRSTLQDDSTPLGLSTNSSNLESNQTKDVVSTPRLNLSGYNSKDDVFYDGIPRVPATLSEKSRSRSFKVNALKAGSFGIEKAVDVLDTLGSSVTNINSGSAFVTGPTTKGNELSILSFEVANTIMKGSSLMNSLSNIRIKHLKEVVFVSEGVQNLVSKDADELLRIVAADKRDELKIFTCEVVRFGNRCKDPQWHNLDVYFEKQNRGLTRPKQLKTDPEAVMRELLNLVQHTAELYRELCILDKLEQDEQQKHQRGSNSISVSKGPELINLKQELKGHRKQVKLLKKKSLWSRSMEDVMEKLADTVIFLNRQIKNVFQSVYDNATLSQGPSMRNKLGPAGLALHYANIVLQIDSIVSRSSPMTNVARSMLYQSLPPDIELSFRSKLASFRVEKELDVPGIKAEIEKTLCWFSPVAINTAKAHHGFGWVGEWADTGSGLGRKPNGLNDINRIETFNHADKQTTESYIVELLLWLNHLTTQLKISANVGQLQSNTESPKDATQQKKQEDVDLEQEGKGSKETSNDLPVVDFDSDSRQEIVKASGGVEDVIIEQLAA; this is encoded by the exons ATGG ATATGGGAGCGAAATCGTCAAAGAATTCAAAGAGGTCACCACATGCTAGTACTCATCGTAATGCATACGGATCACAAGGTACGAGTGTACAACCACATGAGTTAAAGCGATCAACTTTGCAAGATGATTCGACTCCTTTAGGACTGAGCACTAATAGTTCTAATCTCGAAAGCAACCAAACAAAAGACGTTGTTTCTACGCCTAGATTGAATTTGTCTGGATATAATAGCAAAGACGATGTTTTTTATGATGGAATACCTCGTGTTCCTGCAACGTTGTCTGAAAAATCAAGATCTAGAAGCTTTAAG GTTAATGCACTCAAAGCTGGTAGCTTTGGGATAGAAAAAGCTGTGGATGTATTGGACACTCTCGGAAGTAGTGTTACGAACATAAATTCTGGGAGCGCTTTTGTCACGGGGCCCACAACAAAAGGAAACGAACTATCAATTTTGTCATTTGAGGTTGCCAACACGATCATGAAGGGTTCAAGCCTTATGAATTCTCTCTCAAATATAAGAATTAAGCATTTGAAAGAAGTAGTTTTTGTTTCAGAAGGTGTGCAAAATTTGGTTTCTAAAGATGCTGATGAGCTTTTAAGAATTGTTGCTGCAGATAAAAG GGATGAGCTGAAAATTTTTACTTGTGAAGTGGTTCGTTTTGGAAATAGATGTAAAGATCCTCAGTGGCACAATTTGGATGTTTATTTTGAAAA ACAAAACAGAGGACTTACCCGTCCTAAGCAGTTGAAAACAGATCCGGAAGCAGTGATGCGTGAATTGCTGAACTTGGTTCAACATACAGCA GAGTTGTATCGAGAATTATGCATATTGGACAAACTTGAACAAGATGAACAACAAAAACATCAACGAGGGTCTAATTCAATTTCCGTTTCAAAAG GTCCTGAGCTTATTAATCTTAAGCAAGAACTGAAAGGCCATAGGAAGCAAGTAAAACTTCTAAAGAAAAAGTCTCTCTGGTCCAGGAGTATGGAAGAT GTCATGGAAAAGCTGGCTGACACCGTCATCTTTTTAAACCGACAGATAAAAAACGTGTTTCAATCAGTGT ATGATAATGCAACATTAAGCCAAGGTCCAAGTATGCGGAATAAATTAGGACCAGCTGGTCTTGCATTGCATTATGCTAATATTGTTCTTCAGATCGACTCAATC GTTTCTCGAAGCAGCCCTATGACTAACGTTGCAAGGAGCATGTTATACCAGAGTCTGCCACCTGATATTGAATTATCTTTTCGGTCCAAGTTAGCTTCATTTCGTGTTGAAAAAGAG CTAGATGTTCCGGGTATTAAAGCCGAAATAGAAAAAACGTTATGCTGGTTTTCTCCTGTAGCCATAAACACAGCAAA GGCTCATCATGGTTTCGGTTGGGTTGGTGAGTGGGCAGACACCGG TTCGGGATTAGGACGGAAACCAAATGGGCTGAATGACATAAATCGGATTGAAACATTTAACCACGCAGACAAACAGACCACGGAGTCCTATATTGTTGAATTGTTGCTATGGCTCAACCATTTAACGACCCAATTGAAGATTAGTGCAAATGTAGGCCAATTGCAGTCAAACACAGAGTCCCCAAAAGATGCTACTCAACAAAAGAAGCAAGAAGACGTTGATTTAGAACAGGAGGGCAAAGGAAGTAAAGAAACTAGTAACGATCTTCCGGTTGTTGACTTTGACTCGGACTCTCGACAGGAGATTGTAAAGGCTTCGGGCGGCGTTGAAGATGTGATAATAGAACAGTTGGCTGCATAA